A region of Massilia sp. KIM DNA encodes the following proteins:
- a CDS encoding diguanylate cyclase — protein sequence MASLSVPVFVLDTRARVMIWNRACEELTGVPAGEMVGTSEHWRSFYEQERPTLADLVLRRRLDDGREAVPQIYPRTEGAAGAPAVLSLESWCDMPRAGRRRYLAADASPIYDAGGRLSAVVETLRDLTDEKMAQVALEQLATRDGLTGLANRRCFDDTLHAEWARALRQQQPLSLLMVDVDNFKAYNDAHGHLGGDECLKRVAKAVASEMRANDLVARYGGEEFAVILPNQSLKGAAIVAERIRARVEQLQLPCRFGGGKHVTVSIGAATAIAGPDNTASQLVAIADAALYRAKHLGRNRISLPMGDAA from the coding sequence ATGGCGAGCCTGTCGGTGCCCGTGTTCGTGCTGGATACCCGCGCCCGGGTCATGATCTGGAACCGCGCCTGCGAGGAGCTGACCGGCGTCCCGGCCGGCGAGATGGTGGGCACCAGCGAGCATTGGCGCAGCTTCTACGAGCAGGAGCGCCCTACCCTGGCCGACCTCGTGCTGCGCCGGCGCCTGGACGACGGCCGCGAGGCCGTGCCCCAGATCTATCCACGCACCGAGGGCGCGGCCGGCGCGCCGGCCGTGCTCTCGCTGGAGAGCTGGTGCGACATGCCGCGCGCCGGCCGGCGCCGCTACCTGGCGGCCGACGCCAGCCCGATCTATGACGCCGGCGGCCGCCTGTCGGCCGTGGTGGAAACCCTGCGCGACCTCACCGACGAAAAGATGGCCCAAGTCGCCCTGGAGCAGTTGGCGACGCGCGACGGCCTCACCGGACTGGCCAACCGCCGCTGCTTCGACGACACCCTGCACGCCGAATGGGCGCGCGCCCTGCGCCAGCAGCAGCCGCTGTCCCTCCTGATGGTCGACGTCGACAACTTCAAGGCCTATAACGACGCCCACGGCCACCTGGGCGGGGACGAGTGCCTGAAGCGGGTGGCCAAGGCGGTGGCCAGCGAGATGCGCGCCAACGACCTGGTGGCGCGCTATGGCGGCGAGGAATTCGCGGTGATCCTGCCCAACCAGTCGCTCAAGGGCGCGGCCATCGTGGCCGAGCGCATCCGCGCGCGGGTCGAGCAGCTCCAGCTGCCCTGCCGCTTCGGCGGCGGCAAGCACGTCACGGTCTCGATCGGCGCCGCCACCGCCATCGCCGGACCCGACAACACGGCCAGCCAGCTGGTCGCCATCGCCGACGCCGCCCTCTACCGCGCCAAGCACCTCGGGCGCAACCGCATCAGCCTGCCCATGGGCGACGCCGCCTAG
- the queE gene encoding 7-carboxy-7-deazaguanine synthase yields MTYSIKEIFYTLQGEGAHAGRPAVFCRFSGCNLWTGREQDRASAVCSFCDTDFVGTDGERGGKFKDAEALAAEIDSLWPASYTPSKYVVFTGGEPLLQLDAALIAAMHAHGFTIAIETNGTLPVPEGVDWVCVSPKMGSTLVVEKGNEIKVVIPQANQDLAAYERLDFENFYVQPMDGPLAAHNTRLAIETCRRNPKWKLSLQTHKLLQIP; encoded by the coding sequence GTGACTTACAGCATCAAAGAAATCTTCTACACCCTGCAGGGCGAAGGCGCCCATGCGGGGCGCCCGGCCGTATTCTGCCGTTTCTCGGGCTGCAACCTGTGGACCGGCCGCGAGCAGGATCGCGCCAGCGCGGTGTGCAGCTTCTGCGATACCGATTTCGTCGGCACCGACGGCGAGCGCGGCGGCAAGTTCAAGGACGCCGAGGCCCTGGCCGCCGAGATCGACAGCCTGTGGCCGGCCAGCTACACCCCCAGCAAATACGTGGTCTTCACCGGCGGCGAGCCGCTGCTGCAGCTGGACGCGGCCCTGATCGCCGCCATGCACGCGCATGGCTTCACCATCGCCATCGAGACCAACGGCACCCTGCCGGTGCCGGAAGGCGTGGACTGGGTGTGCGTGAGTCCGAAGATGGGCTCCACCCTGGTGGTCGAGAAAGGCAACGAGATCAAGGTCGTGATCCCGCAGGCGAACCAGGACCTGGCCGCCTACGAGCGCCTCGATTTCGAGAACTTCTACGTGCAGCCGATGGACGGCCCCCTGGCCGCCCACAACACGCGCCTGGCGATCGAGACCTGCCGGCGCAACCCCAAGTGGAAGCTCAGCCTCCAGACCCATAAACTCCTCCAGATTCCCTAA
- the queD gene encoding 6-carboxytetrahydropterin synthase QueD, producing MLTITRKLEFDAGHRIPDHKSQCRNLHGHRYTLEITLTGEVIDADGNSDNGMIMDFSDVKALAKQHLVDVWDHAFLVYEKDEKVRDFLASLPGHKTVVIDRIPTVENLAQVAFGILKTVFTDRYGTGLRLHKLVLHETPNCWAEIVDA from the coding sequence ATGCTGACCATTACCCGTAAACTGGAATTCGATGCCGGCCACCGGATTCCCGACCACAAGAGCCAGTGCCGCAACCTGCACGGCCACCGCTACACCCTCGAGATCACCCTGACCGGCGAAGTGATCGACGCCGACGGCAATTCCGACAACGGCATGATCATGGACTTCTCGGACGTCAAGGCGCTCGCCAAGCAGCACCTGGTCGACGTCTGGGACCATGCCTTCCTGGTCTACGAGAAGGACGAGAAGGTGCGCGACTTCCTGGCCTCGCTCCCTGGCCACAAGACCGTCGTGATCGACCGCATCCCGACCGTGGAAAACCTGGCCCAGGTGGCCTTCGGCATCCTCAAGACCGTGTTCACGGACCGCTACGGCACCGGCCTGCGCCTGCACAAGCTGGTGCTGCACGAGACCCCCAACTGCTGGGCCGAGATCGTCGATGCCTGA
- the tadA gene encoding tRNA adenosine(34) deaminase TadA — MPDRYMGLALLEARKAWEQGEVPVGAVVVRDGEVIATGYNQPIGRHDPTAHAEIMALRAAAEKLGNYRLPGCELYVTLEPCIMCSGAMMHARLARVVYAADDPKTGACGSVLDVFAQERLNHHTEVVKGVLAEEASALLKAFFAERRALARKTPAA, encoded by the coding sequence ATGCCTGATCGTTACATGGGGCTGGCCCTGCTCGAGGCGCGCAAGGCCTGGGAGCAGGGCGAGGTGCCGGTCGGCGCGGTGGTGGTGCGGGACGGCGAGGTGATCGCCACCGGCTACAACCAGCCGATCGGACGCCACGACCCCACCGCCCACGCCGAGATCATGGCCCTGCGCGCGGCCGCCGAAAAACTCGGCAACTACCGCCTGCCGGGCTGCGAGCTCTACGTGACCCTGGAGCCCTGCATCATGTGCTCCGGCGCCATGATGCATGCGCGCCTGGCGCGGGTGGTGTACGCCGCGGACGACCCCAAGACCGGCGCCTGCGGTTCGGTCCTCGACGTGTTCGCACAGGAGCGGCTGAATCACCATACCGAGGTGGTCAAAGGGGTGCTGGCCGAGGAGGCGAGCGCGCTCCTGAAAGCCTTCTTCGCCGAACGCCGCGCCCTGGCGCGCAAGACGCCCGCCGCCTGA
- a CDS encoding alpha/beta fold hydrolase — protein MPTLNANGLRIAFDTAGDPKSVPLLLVHGLGMQLTAWPEEFVDGLVELGFYVIRFDHRDSGLSTKFEQAGTPHLGLARLKARLGWRLHPPYTLEDMAEDALGVLSALGVARAHVVGVAMGGMVAQILAAQHPQRVLSLTSIMSSSGRRGLPGPTPVVRKALARKPANSADIGSVIEHAVGLMRAIGSPAYPTPEKTLRKRLARSLRRSYCPSGMARQMLAVTASGDRSALLRAISAPTLVIHGAADPLVPPACGEDTARQVPGARLEIIEGMGHDLPPQLAERLLALIDAHARGKMLPDSTPRLFVKQ, from the coding sequence ATGCCGACTCTCAACGCCAACGGACTGCGCATCGCCTTCGACACCGCGGGCGACCCCAAATCCGTGCCCCTGCTGCTGGTGCACGGGCTGGGCATGCAGCTCACCGCCTGGCCCGAGGAATTCGTCGACGGCCTGGTGGAGCTCGGTTTCTACGTGATCCGCTTCGACCACCGCGACAGCGGCCTGTCGACCAAGTTCGAGCAGGCCGGCACGCCTCACCTGGGGCTGGCCCGTCTCAAGGCCCGCCTCGGCTGGCGCCTGCACCCGCCCTACACGCTGGAAGACATGGCCGAGGACGCCCTCGGCGTGCTCTCGGCCCTGGGCGTGGCGCGCGCCCACGTGGTCGGCGTGGCGATGGGCGGCATGGTGGCGCAGATCCTCGCCGCCCAGCATCCGCAGCGGGTCTTGAGTTTGACCTCGATCATGTCCAGCAGCGGTCGGCGCGGCCTGCCGGGGCCCACGCCCGTCGTGCGCAAGGCGCTGGCGCGCAAGCCCGCCAACAGCGCCGACATCGGCAGCGTCATCGAGCATGCCGTGGGCCTGATGCGGGCTATCGGCAGCCCGGCCTATCCCACTCCCGAAAAGACCCTGCGCAAGCGCCTCGCCCGCTCCCTAAGGCGAAGCTATTGCCCGAGCGGCATGGCGCGCCAAATGCTGGCGGTGACGGCCTCGGGCGACCGCAGCGCCTTGCTGCGTGCGATCAGCGCGCCCACTCTGGTCATCCACGGCGCCGCCGATCCGCTGGTGCCGCCCGCCTGCGGCGAAGACACCGCCCGCCAGGTCCCCGGCGCGCGCCTGGAAATCATCGAGGGCATGGGCCACGACCTGCCGCCGCAGCTGGCGGAGCGCCTGCTTGCCTTGATCGACGCCCATGCGCGGGGTAAGATGTTGCCAGACTCAACACCGCGCCTCTTCGTCAAACAGTGA
- the ldcA gene encoding muramoyltetrapeptide carboxypeptidase produces the protein MITPNIGIAIVAPGGYTPDPTSVERAIARLEAQGHLVHNYYDHGAIHQRFGGTDEARLAQLHAAVRDPDIQLIVALRGAYGMTRLLPDIDFEAIAASGKIVVGFSDVTALQMGLYRATGALSYAGPMIAGDFGAREPVAFTLEDFWSCLAGPTHTIREQAAGNPALDLRGTVWGGNLAMIVSLLGTPYFPEIEGGILYLEDINEHPFRIERMLLQLQQAGVLERQRAVLLGDFSGYKLAPTDNGYDFDSMLAYVRGKLAVPVLTGLSFGHGPRRVTIPFGAQGRLLSDAAGFTLTLSDYPTLRRA, from the coding sequence GTGATCACCCCGAACATCGGCATCGCCATCGTGGCGCCGGGCGGCTACACGCCCGATCCCACGTCCGTCGAGCGCGCCATCGCGCGCCTCGAAGCCCAGGGCCACCTGGTCCACAACTATTACGATCACGGGGCGATCCATCAGCGCTTCGGCGGCACCGACGAGGCCCGCCTGGCCCAGCTCCATGCGGCGGTGCGCGATCCGGACATCCAGCTGATCGTCGCCCTGCGCGGCGCCTACGGCATGACCCGGCTGCTGCCCGACATCGACTTCGAGGCCATCGCCGCCAGCGGCAAGATCGTGGTCGGCTTTTCCGATGTCACCGCCTTGCAGATGGGCCTCTACCGGGCCACCGGCGCCCTGAGCTATGCCGGGCCGATGATCGCGGGCGACTTCGGCGCGCGCGAACCGGTGGCCTTCACCCTCGAGGATTTCTGGTCCTGTCTGGCCGGCCCGACCCACACCATCCGCGAACAGGCGGCCGGCAATCCGGCGCTGGACCTGCGCGGCACGGTCTGGGGCGGCAACCTGGCGATGATCGTCTCGCTGCTCGGCACGCCGTACTTCCCCGAGATCGAGGGGGGCATCCTCTACCTCGAGGACATCAACGAGCATCCTTTCCGCATCGAGCGCATGCTGCTGCAACTGCAGCAGGCCGGCGTGCTCGAGCGCCAGCGCGCCGTGCTGCTGGGCGATTTTTCCGGCTACAAGCTGGCGCCGACCGACAACGGCTACGACTTCGACAGCATGCTGGCCTATGTGCGCGGCAAGCTGGCGGTGCCGGTGCTGACCGGGCTTAGCTTCGGACACGGTCCCCGCCGGGTGACCATCCCCTTCGGCGCCCAGGGCCGGCTGCTGTCCGACGCCGCCGGCTTCACCCTCACGCTGTCGGATTATCCGACCCTGCGACGTGCCTGA
- a CDS encoding FAD-binding oxidoreductase — translation MPERLSAHTYYRASCSPDTYPALSGARECAVCIIGAGFAGLGTAMSLAERGERDVVVLEAEEVGHGASGRNGGFVFGGFSLGERALQRSAGRSARRLYGDTLAAVNLIRKRIARHEIDCDVQESGVILANWFDDDRILLEQQRFMAEHMGVEWRHIGRAELADQLRTTRYRGGLFEPDAFHFHPLRYAQGLARTLARQGVAIHEHSRVTGLKRTQGGWLVSTGHGTVSAREVVVCCGGYLASLHRRLRAAILPIATYVMSTEPLGERLASSIRTRAAVYDTRFAFDYYRVLPDTRLLWGGRISILHRSPRAVARLLYGDMLRVYPQLAGLRVEHAWSGLMSYARHKMPQVGRLPDGLWYGMGFGGHGVAPTTLAGELLGGALTGEPGPLRQYARWGLPWTGGPAGLAAAQATYWYYGLRDLLRR, via the coding sequence GTGCCTGAGCGCCTCAGCGCACACACCTACTACCGGGCGAGCTGCTCGCCCGACACCTACCCAGCCTTGTCCGGCGCGCGCGAGTGCGCCGTCTGCATCATCGGCGCCGGCTTCGCCGGCCTGGGCACCGCCATGTCGCTGGCCGAGCGCGGCGAGCGCGACGTGGTCGTGCTCGAGGCGGAGGAGGTCGGCCACGGCGCTTCCGGCCGCAATGGCGGCTTCGTGTTCGGCGGTTTTTCGCTGGGCGAGCGGGCCCTGCAGCGCAGCGCCGGGCGGTCCGCGCGCCGGCTGTACGGCGACACCCTGGCCGCCGTGAACCTGATCCGCAAGCGCATCGCCCGCCACGAGATCGACTGCGACGTGCAGGAAAGCGGGGTGATCCTGGCCAACTGGTTCGACGACGACCGCATCCTGCTGGAGCAGCAGCGCTTCATGGCCGAGCACATGGGCGTCGAATGGCGCCACATCGGCCGCGCCGAGCTGGCCGACCAGCTGCGCACCACACGCTACCGGGGCGGGCTGTTCGAGCCGGACGCCTTCCACTTCCATCCGCTGCGCTACGCCCAGGGCCTGGCGCGCACCCTGGCGCGCCAGGGCGTGGCGATCCACGAGCACAGCCGTGTCACGGGCCTGAAGCGCACCCAAGGCGGCTGGCTGGTCTCGACCGGCCACGGTACGGTGTCCGCGCGCGAGGTGGTGGTGTGCTGCGGCGGCTACCTGGCCAGCCTGCACCGCCGCCTGCGCGCCGCCATCCTGCCGATCGCCACTTACGTGATGAGCACCGAGCCGCTGGGCGAACGCCTGGCCTCCAGCATCCGCACCCGGGCGGCGGTCTACGACACCCGCTTCGCCTTCGATTATTACCGCGTGCTGCCCGATACCCGGCTGCTGTGGGGCGGCCGGATCTCGATCCTGCACCGCTCGCCGCGCGCGGTCGCCCGACTGCTGTACGGCGACATGCTGCGGGTCTATCCCCAGCTCGCGGGCCTGCGGGTGGAACACGCCTGGAGCGGCCTGATGAGTTATGCGCGCCACAAGATGCCCCAGGTCGGCCGTTTGCCGGACGGCTTGTGGTACGGCATGGGCTTCGGCGGCCACGGCGTGGCCCCGACCACCCTGGCGGGCGAGCTGCTGGGCGGCGCCCTGACCGGCGAGCCGGGCCCGCTGCGCCAGTACGCACGCTGGGGCTTGCCCTGGACCGGTGGCCCGGCCGGACTGGCCGCGGCCCAGGCCACCTACTGGTATTACGGCCTGCGCGACCTGCTGCGCCGCTGA
- a CDS encoding ABC-F family ATPase has protein sequence MLSTANITMQFGAKPLFENISVKFGEGNRYGLIGANGCGKSTFMKILGGDLEPSAGNVSLDPGERLGKLRQDQFAYEDVRVLDVVMMGHTELWNAIAERDAIYANPEATDDDYMRAAELEGKVAEYDGYSAEARAGELLLGVGISIDLHQGPMSAVAPGWKLRVLLAQALFSNPDILLLDEPTNNLDIHTIRWLENVLNERNSTMIIISHDRHFLNQVCTHIADMDYGTLKVYPGTYDDYMLASTQARNQQLANNAKAKEKVAELQDFVRRFSANKSKARQATSRLKQIDKIKIEEFKPSSRAYPFVRFEGEKKLHRLAVETEGLTKAYDRPLFKNFSIMVEAGERIAIIGANGAGKTTLLRCIGGAEITGLDADQGRTKWAENANVGYMPQDPTEEFASDTNLTDWMGQWTQEGDDDQAVRSILGRLLFGGDEVKKSVRVLSGGEKGRMMYGKLMLGRHNVLLLDEPTNHMDMESIESLNIALDKYAGTLIFVSHDREFVSSLATRILEIRENEIVDFQGNYEDYLKSQGIDA, from the coding sequence GTGCTCTCCACTGCCAATATCACGATGCAATTCGGCGCCAAGCCGCTGTTCGAAAACATTTCCGTCAAGTTCGGTGAAGGCAACCGCTATGGCCTGATCGGTGCGAACGGCTGCGGCAAGTCGACCTTCATGAAGATCCTCGGCGGCGACCTGGAGCCGTCGGCCGGCAATGTCAGCCTCGATCCGGGCGAGCGCCTGGGCAAGCTGCGCCAGGACCAGTTCGCGTACGAAGACGTGCGCGTGCTGGACGTGGTGATGATGGGCCACACCGAGCTGTGGAACGCCATCGCCGAGCGCGACGCGATCTACGCCAACCCGGAAGCCACCGACGACGACTACATGCGCGCCGCCGAGCTCGAAGGCAAGGTGGCCGAATACGACGGCTATTCGGCCGAGGCGCGCGCCGGCGAGCTGCTGCTGGGCGTGGGCATCTCGATCGACCTGCACCAGGGCCCGATGAGCGCCGTGGCGCCGGGCTGGAAGCTGCGCGTGCTGCTGGCCCAGGCCCTGTTCTCGAACCCGGACATCCTGCTGCTGGACGAACCGACCAACAACCTGGACATCCACACCATCCGCTGGCTCGAGAACGTGCTCAACGAGCGCAACTCGACCATGATCATCATCTCGCACGACCGTCACTTCCTGAACCAGGTCTGCACCCACATCGCGGACATGGACTACGGCACCCTGAAGGTCTATCCGGGCACCTACGACGACTACATGCTGGCCTCGACCCAGGCGCGCAACCAGCAGCTGGCGAACAACGCCAAGGCCAAGGAAAAAGTGGCCGAGCTGCAAGACTTCGTGCGCCGCTTCTCGGCCAACAAGTCCAAGGCCCGCCAGGCGACCTCGCGTCTCAAGCAGATCGACAAGATCAAGATCGAGGAATTCAAGCCGTCCTCGCGCGCCTACCCCTTCGTGCGCTTCGAGGGCGAGAAGAAGCTGCACCGCCTGGCGGTGGAAACCGAGGGCCTGACCAAGGCCTACGACCGTCCGCTGTTCAAGAATTTCTCGATCATGGTCGAGGCCGGCGAGCGGATCGCCATCATCGGCGCCAACGGCGCCGGCAAGACCACCTTGCTGCGCTGCATCGGTGGCGCCGAGATCACCGGTCTCGACGCCGACCAGGGCCGCACCAAGTGGGCCGAGAACGCCAACGTCGGCTATATGCCCCAGGATCCGACCGAGGAGTTCGCGAGCGACACCAACCTGACCGACTGGATGGGCCAGTGGACCCAGGAAGGCGACGACGACCAGGCCGTGCGCTCCATCCTCGGCCGCCTGCTGTTCGGCGGCGACGAAGTCAAGAAATCGGTGCGCGTGCTCTCGGGCGGTGAAAAGGGCCGCATGATGTACGGCAAGCTGATGCTGGGCCGCCACAACGTGCTGCTGCTGGACGAGCCGACCAACCACATGGACATGGAATCGATCGAGTCCCTGAACATCGCGCTCGACAAATACGCCGGCACCCTGATCTTCGTGTCGCACGACCGCGAGTTCGTGTCCTCGCTGGCGACCCGCATCCTGGAGATCCGCGAGAACGAGATCGTCGACTTCCAGGGCAATTACGAGGATTACCTGAAGAGCCAGGGCATCGACGCCTGA
- the nadA gene encoding quinolinate synthase NadA has product MNTVLPIKTFEYDRPVAGAACTAEAWARTPAQPSAEEKIELKARIRRLLKERDAVLVAHYYVDAELQDLAEETGGCVSDSLEMARFGRDHPAKTLVVAGVRFMGETSKILNPEKTILMPDLDATCSLDLGCPADEFAAFCDQHPDRTVVVYANTSAAVKARADWMVTSSIGLDIVKHLHEQGKKILWAPDRHLGAYIQKQTGADMLLWQGSCLVHDEFKGIELDLLKAEHPQAKVLVHPESPAAVVAQADVVGSTTQLINAARELDATTFIVATDNGILHKMRMAAPGKTFIEAPTAGNSATCKSCAHCPWMAMNGLKNLAEVLETGANQIHVDPETGRQAKRAIDRMLDFAAAKKAKALPSGALEQNATLFSGVGPA; this is encoded by the coding sequence ATGAACACCGTACTCCCGATCAAGACCTTCGAATACGACCGGCCGGTCGCGGGCGCCGCCTGCACCGCCGAAGCCTGGGCGCGCACGCCCGCCCAACCCAGCGCGGAAGAGAAAATCGAGCTCAAGGCGCGCATCCGCCGCCTGCTCAAGGAGCGCGACGCCGTGCTGGTGGCCCACTACTACGTGGACGCCGAGCTGCAGGACCTGGCCGAGGAGACCGGCGGCTGCGTTTCGGATTCGCTGGAAATGGCGCGCTTCGGGCGCGACCATCCCGCCAAGACCCTGGTGGTGGCCGGGGTGCGCTTCATGGGCGAGACCTCGAAGATCCTGAACCCGGAAAAGACCATCCTGATGCCGGACCTGGACGCCACCTGCTCGCTCGACCTGGGCTGCCCGGCCGACGAGTTCGCGGCCTTCTGCGACCAGCACCCGGACCGCACCGTGGTGGTCTACGCCAACACCAGCGCCGCAGTGAAGGCGCGCGCCGACTGGATGGTGACTTCCTCGATCGGCCTGGACATCGTCAAGCACCTGCACGAGCAGGGCAAGAAGATCCTGTGGGCGCCCGACCGCCACCTGGGCGCCTACATCCAGAAGCAGACCGGCGCCGACATGCTGCTGTGGCAGGGCTCCTGCCTGGTGCACGACGAGTTCAAGGGCATCGAACTCGACCTGCTCAAGGCCGAACACCCGCAGGCCAAGGTGCTGGTGCACCCGGAGTCGCCGGCTGCCGTGGTGGCCCAGGCCGACGTGGTCGGCTCGACCACCCAGCTGATCAATGCGGCGCGCGAACTGGACGCCACCACCTTCATCGTGGCGACCGACAACGGGATCCTGCACAAGATGCGCATGGCCGCGCCGGGCAAGACCTTCATCGAAGCCCCGACCGCCGGCAACAGCGCCACCTGCAAGAGCTGCGCCCACTGCCCGTGGATGGCGATGAACGGCCTCAAGAACCTGGCCGAGGTGCTGGAAACCGGCGCCAACCAGATCCACGTCGATCCGGAAACCGGCCGCCAGGCCAAGCGT